In Balaenoptera ricei isolate mBalRic1 chromosome 7, mBalRic1.hap2, whole genome shotgun sequence, a single window of DNA contains:
- the INHA gene encoding inhibin alpha chain encodes MWPQLLLLLLAPRGGHGCHGPELDRELVLAKVRALFLDALGAPAVTGEGGNPGVRRLPRRHAVRGFTRRASEPEEEDVSQAILFPVTGASLGDEPAAGELAQEAKEGLFTYVFRPSQHTRSRQVTSAQLWFHTGLDRQETAATNSSGPLLGLLALSSGGPTAVPMSLGQAPPRWAVLHLAASAFPLLTHPVLVLLLHCPLCSCSARPEATPFLVAHTRARPPSGGERARRSTPPLPWPWSPAALRLLQRPPEEPAAHADCHRAALNISFQELGWERWIVHPPSFIFHYCHGGCGLSTPPDLSLPVPGAPPTPVQPLSLVPGAQPCCAALPGTMRPLRVRTTSDGGYSFKYETVPNLLTQHCACI; translated from the exons ATGTGGCCTCAGCTGCTCCTCTTGCTGCTGGCCCCACGGGGTGGGCATGGCTGCCATGGGCCGGAGCTGGACCGGGAACTTGTCCTGGCCAAGGTGAGGGCCTTGTTCCTGGATGCCTTGGGAGCCCCCGCGGTGACTGGGGAAGGTGGGAATCCTGGAGTCAGGCGTCTGCCCCGAAGACATGCTGTGAGGGGCTTCACGCGCAGGGCCTCTGAGCCCGAGGAAGAGGATGTCTCCCAGGCCATCCTTTTCCCGGTTACAG GTGCCAGCCTCGGGGATGAGCCAGCTGCCGGAGAGCTGGCCCAGGAGGCCAAGGAGGGCCTCTTCACGTATGTGTTCCGGCCATCGCAGCACACACGCAGCCGCCAGGTGACGTCGGCCCAGCTGTGGTTCCACACGGGACTGGACAGGCAGGAGACAGCAGCCACCAATAGCTCTGGGCCCCTGCTAGGCCTGCTGGCACTGTCATCCGGGGGTCCCACAGCTGTGCCCATGTCACTGGGCCAGGCACCCCCTCGCTGGGCTGTGCTGCACCTGGCCGCCTCTGCCTTCCCTCTGCTGACCCATCCCGTCCTGGTGCTCCTCCTGCACTGTCCTCTCTGTTCCTGCTCAGCGCGGCCCGAGGCCACCCCCTTCCTGGTGGCCCACACTCGGGCCAGGCCGCCCAGCGGAGGGGAGAGAGCCCGCCGCTCCACGCCCCCACTGCCCTGGCCTTGGTCTCCCGCCGCACTGCGCCTGCTGCAGAGGCCTCCGGAGGAACCCGCCGCGCATGCCGACTGCCACAGAGCGGCCCTCAACATCTCCTTCCAGGAGCTGGGCTGGGAACGGTGGATCGTGCACCCTCCCAGTTTCATCTTCCACTATTGTCATGGGGGCTGTGGGCTGTCCACCCCGCCGGACCTGTCCCTGCCAGTCCCCGGGGCACCGCCTACCCCTGTCCAGCCCCTGTCTTTGGTGCCAGGGGCCCAGCCCTGCTGCGCTGCTCTCCCAGGGACCATGAGGCCCCTACGTGTCCGCACCACCTCGGATGGAGGTTACTCTTTTAAGTATGAGACGGTGCCCAACCTGCTCACGCAGCACTGTGCTTGCATCTAA